The genomic window TTATAATTTCCTTCAAGTTCAATCACATCATCGCTTTGGGCACTTTTAATTGCTTCATTTACATCATCAAATGAGTCCCCTGTCACTGCAATGGGTGATGAGGAGGTTAAATTGGCTGAGGTTTGGTTTTCCTCAGCACAAACCACTGACATCGTAAGGAATATGAGCAATAATGACAATATTCCTATAATTTTCTTGTTCATGACCTAACCTCACCTGATTTTGATTTTGGTTTTTGCACTCATCTTGTAGTTGCTGTTTCCTGAGGACACTACAATTTTATGTGTTCCCCTTGAGAGTTTCTTGGTGTTGATTTTGACATTACCGTTGCCGTTTGTCTTTTTTATGTATGTCTTTGCCTTCTTGCCTGTGTAGACCTTTACCTTTACCTTGGTATATGAGACAGGATTTTTGGTCTTCTTATGAGTGACTTTTATTTTATATATGTTGGATTTCTTGTACTTTGCAGTTGCCTTAGGTGCCTTAATTATGGTTTTTGCTTTTTTGACTGTAATTGTAACTGCAGTTCCGCTGACTGTACCCCAGTCATCACTTATGAAGGACACCTTGTAGGTTCCGACTGGCAAACGGGTGTTCATCTTGAGGTTTAGCACTCCGTTCTTATTGGTCTGCTTGTAGAACTGCTTTGTCTTTTTGCCACTGCATTTGGTATATATTCCAAAGAAACGTACTGGTTGTGTATTGTACTTGTTTTTCAAGGTCAATGTGAATATTCCTTCGCTGTCATAAGTGTATGTCAAGTCCTTTGCACTTACAACAATTGGCACGACCTTTTTCATTGAATTGTCCAAGACAACATTTTTTGTATAGGTTGTTTTTGACTTGCCGCTTGTGATTGTCAGCTTTGAGTCATATTCACAGTTGACAACGCCCAATGAGTTTGACTGGAATGTGCAGTCTTTTAATGATAGGGCACATGAGTATATCATTACAGCACTGATCTTGCTTGCGTTGTTGGCTATGAAATTGGACTTTTCAACCACAGCATTATCGTTGAAACAGAAATACAATGTTCCTGCCTCAGCGTTGTTGTTAGTAAAATCACATTCGGATATTAATGAATCGATTGAAACGGCCTCAATGGCGGCACCTTGATCAGCTGCAGTGTTATTCTTGAAGTTAGATTTTTTGACTGTCAGCTTTCCATATTCTTTATCTCCATAGAAATAGATTGCTCCGCCGTAACTCTTTGCAAAGTTTTGAGTGAACTGGCAATTGTTGATATTCACATTTCCGAATTTTGATGATGCCTTATTGCCTGACAAATCAACGTTTATTGCTCCTCCGTTATCGGCGGAATTGCCTGTGAATGTGGAGTCCTCAATATTGACGTTACCATATTTGGACTTTGATCCGGTTTTATATAAAGGAAGGTTTATGTTGATTGCACCCCCTATATTTCCAGCACCGTTATTGGTGAATGTGGTTTTCTTGACTGTCAGGTTTCCCTGTGAGTAAATTGCACCGCCGTCAACTGCGTAATTGTCTATAAATGTACAGTTTATGAATATCAGGTTTCCCTGTGAGTAGACAGCTCCGCCCTTGTTTGCAATGCAGTTTTTAAAAATCAGATTCTTGAATGTGACATCACCATTGCTGACGGTGATTGCCCTTGTCTTGTTTTTACCATCCAATGTTGCTCCCTTGTCGGGTCCTTGAATGGTGACTGATTTGGAAATGCTGATTGGCTTGTCTCCGGTATAATAGCCGTCAAGCTCGATTACGCCACTTTCACCGGCAGCATTCACTTCGCTTTGTATGTCATCAAAAGTGCCGTTTATGGCATCATCTTCCGCTGATACAAAGCCGATGCTGAATATGAAAGCGACCAGCATTAGAATAATAATGAATTTCTTATCCATGATAAACCTCCATAATTATTTGCATATATTTTTGTTGATGATATTATATAAAATAGGGTACCTTTGATTTATCTGCTATATTTAAACATGAAAATTAGTATTTTAAGTTTTTTTTGGCAAATATTCAGTGAAGTCAAGCTCATCTTGTATGAAGTTATATTTTACATGTATGTTATTGTGCCTGTTGTGAGTTCAGTTCCATGAACTCCTCATAATCATCTGCATCAATTACATCCAGGAAAAACTTCCTTTTTATGGGGCCAAGATTATCCAAAAAGTCCTGGTAATATTCACTATCTTTTATTTGCATATAGTCTTCTTTAATTAACATAAACATCTTGCTTTTGCATTTTAATGGAAGGTCTCTTAAAGCAAAACGAGGACCGTTTATTTTATAGGCAAGCAGGTCGAACTTATATGCATCATACCATTCATTTTCAATGAAAATCCTCATTAATACTTGTCCCGCAGCAACGGTGTCGAGGAATTTCTCATCCACAACATGGGTAATGGACTCATCATGCTTTCTTCTGTAGTACAGATGCCTCTTGATGATGGAAATCCTTCGGGCCTTAAGGTACACGTAATAAAAGAAGGGCATGTCCTCAAAAAATATTCCTTCGGGAAACTTTGCATCGATTTCCTCTAGAAATTCTCTTGAGTATATTTTTTGGCAAACTCCTACGGATAAATCAAAGATTGAACCTGGAGTCTCCTCAGGTGAGAACGCCCTGCCTTCAAATGACTCGTCGAATGTCTTCAGGTCAAACCAGTCATTCTCATAGATTTCGCCATTGTTGTAGTTGATCATCTGGAAAAATGTCATGTCAGCATCATATTTTGTAATCTCATTATAGGATATCTCCAATGCCCTTTCATGATACCAGTCATCGCAGTCCAGATACATCACATATTGGCCCTGAGCTATTTTCAATGCATTGTTTCGAGCAGCTCCGGGGCCATGATTGGTTTGGTTGATTATTTTGATTCTGTTGTCATCAAAAGATTCAATAATATTTAACGTATTGTCTGTCGAACCATCATTAACCACTATTAATTCGAAATCATGAAAGGTTTGATTTAAAACTGATTCGATGGCTTTTTGAATATATTTTTCTCCGTTGTAAACTGGTAATATCACTGAAATCTTCATCAATTAATTATAGTTTGTTTATGAAAATAAGTTTTTCTAATAAATTAGATATTATAATTCATCTTAAACATTTATTATAAAATCAACGTGATTTATCAAATATATGGTTATTTAAGATAAGTTCTCTGCCTTTTTTGCCTAATTTTCCCTTTAGGAAGGATTTCTCAGATAATATTCTATCTTATCCTTCAAATCGTCAATGCCATCATAAGTCTCATATTCCTCCTTGTCCACCAATTCAGGATGAGAGATATTCCACATCAAATTGACATGTTTTGGATGATATATTATGTGTTCCGTATAATCAGTAAAATTAGACATGATGGAAATAGAAAAAAATAGCTAATTTAAATTTTAAAAAAATAATAGGTAGGTACTCAACTAAAAGGTTTGAGTACCTTTTTCAGGGGTTAATGATACACTTTGTGTATCGAGCAAGTTTCCTGAATTGTCATATAAGTTAATTTCAGCAAAATCAGGGAAATATTTGTAGGCATCTGCACTTGCAACTTCAATATAACCGTTTGAATCAACTGTTTTAGGAACCATATTTCCATTATTTAAAGTGGATCCGTCACGAGAGTAGTATATTTGAATTTTTACCTTTTCACCGGAATGCTCAGGACCTACATATATGGAAGCATAGGTCTTGTCTGCCAATCCCCCTCCAGTCGAGAAGCTTCCTCCCAAAATAGACATTGAAGTTGTAGCAGGGGTTTGAGTGGTTTGGGCAGGTTGTGAATTATCAACACTTGCGGTTTTGTTATCATTTTCAATTACAGGTGCAGAGGTATCCTGTGAACCATTATTGTTTCCAAAACCATAGATATATACAAACACACCAGCAAGTACTATTGCCACTATAATTAAAGCCACAATTATGTATTTGGTTGTATTGTCACTTGATTTATTCTTGTTCATTGAATTAATCATTGATTCATGACTTATTGTTTTTTCCTTTAAGGGAGTTCCGCATTTCTTGCAAAATTTCGCTCCTTCATTATTTTCACTATCACAATTTGGACATCGCATTAAATTACACCTTCCAAAATACTAGTTAATAATATTTTGTATACAATATTAAATAAGATTATTGGATAAAAACAAAATTGATTTTAAAACCATATTATTTAACTTTAAATGAAAACTTATTTTTAATGTTATAATTTTTATTTTCAAGATAAATTGTGCATTTATATGAATTTTTAGTCAAGTTTTTAGCACTTATTTTAAAAATACCCTTGGAATTGGTCTTAACATTAAGAGTTTTTCCATGTGAAATTTTAACCTTGAATTTTGTTTTTGATATTGCCTTTCCGCTTGCCTTATTCTTTACTGTGACTTTTAATTTTGAATGCCTTTTAACAACTTTAGGAGCGATAATTTTAGCTTTAGCTTTCTTGATTTTAATTGAAGATTTTGTTTTTGACAATTTGATGTTCTTGTTTTGTGATGTTACTTCAACTATGTGTTTTCCTATGGACAATTTTGATGTATCAAACTTAACCAATCCGTTGGAATCGCTTTTAACATTATATACATTATAATGTTTGCCTGTATAAACTTTTAAGTTTAGTTTGGCATTGCGAATTGCCTTGCCGGTTTTGGCATTTTTAACGTAGAATTTAAAGGACTTATCTGACTTATATCTGGTTGTGCATTTTTTAATGGCCAGTTTTGCAGGAGCCTTAACGACATTTATTGTAGGATTTGCATTGCAGATTCCTGATTCCATGCTTATTGTCAAAGAGTATTTGCCAACATCCAAATCCAAAGGAAGATTGTAGTACAAATATCCATTAGAAGCAGTATATATCCAACCGGTTTTGTAGTTTTTACTTCCCTTGAATGTTAATTTGATCTTTTGTGGAATGGACAGTTTCCAAGGGGAGGTTATCCTTATTTTCAATTGCACATCACTGAAGATTGAACTGGTTTGGGTTATTTGAGCGTAAAACACTCCATATACATCATTTCCCTTATGTGCGTGATTGCCGATATATTGACAGTTATTGCTGGATATTCCTTCCATTTTAGTGTACACAGCCCCTCCTTTTACGGATGCCCTATTGTTTTTGAATATTGTATCGTCAATGTAATTATTATCTGTTCTTAGGAATAACGCTCCACCATACAGGGCCGAATTCCTGTTGAACTCGGAATCGGATATTGTGAGTGTTGCAAATTTAGCGTATATTGCACCGCCCTTATCACAGTAGTTGTTCTCAAAAATACAATTATAAATCTTAGTCAAGCCGTATTTTGAATAAACGGCTCCACCATGCTCTGAAGCTCTGTTATTTGTAAAGTTGCAATTGATTATGGTGACATTGGACCTGTAGTCATATTCGAATACCTTAATCTGAATTGCTCCACCTTTAACTGCATGGTTTGATTCAAAACTACACCTGTCAACGACTGCAGAGTGGCATGCATCAAGAACTATTGTTCCTCCGCTTGTAGACACATAATTATTCCTGAAAATCGAATTTCTGATCTCACCTTGTCCCAATTCATCCAGATAAATCACACCGCTGCTGTTTGAAGTGTTGTTTTCAAACAGACAGTTGTTTACAATCAGTGTGCTTACTCTATAATCGATATCATCATAGCTGACCACTAAAATGGTTGTCAGATATCCATGATTGTCAATAAAACGTGTATCCTGTAAGTTCACATAGGCACCAGTTGATGAGGCTATTGAACTTCCCATTCCCTGCTTGAACTGTTTCCATTCCAAATCACTGGCGCGGATGGCAGTATTGTTTGTAAATGTGGACTTGTAAACATTTAATGTCGTATTTTTATAGACTGCAATAGCTCCGCCATTGGAATTATACACATTATTGTTAAGAAATGTGCAATTTAAAAGAGTCAATGTTGAATTTGCATTAAGAATGATTGCACCGCCGTCAGATTCGCTGAATCCATTTTTAAAAATTAGATTTTTCAATGTGACAGTGCAATTGTAATCAATGAATAATCCTCTTGCCTTATTGTTTCCATCTATAGATGCATTATTGTAACCTGTAATTGTAATGTTTTTTGAGATTACCACTCCATCTGAAAGATTAAAATCCTTGTCATCATCAAATCGGTAGCTTTCTGTCAAGTCAATTGAGTCAGAATAAGGATTTTCATTTATTTTCGCTGATAAATCTGTGTATGTTTTGGCAGTTGAATTTTGCAAGTCTGAATTGGCACTGGCAGCGTTTTCAGCATAAATAACATTTAGTGATGATAGCATTAAAATTAAAAATACGGTTAATATTAATGTCTTTTTAATTATTCCCATCAAAAAATTCCTCACAAGTGTTTATTTTTAACCACATAGATATATTAATTTATAAATTTGATATTTGAGATATCTTACTTAATTTTATCAAACAAGAAAGATTAAATGCATGAAAATAGTAATACATATGATTTAATCATAGCTCCGTAAATTTTAAACGGCACTTCCCAATAAGAAAAAATCATTTGAAGATATTTTTAATTTTTCTAAAAAAAGAAGTCAATTTCCAGCTTCTTGAATTCATAATCTCATCATTCACTTTCTTTTGTTTTGATAATTTTTTCTTGAGTTTCTTATTCTTTTCTTTTAATTTTTTTATTCTTTTTGGATAGCTTTTTTTTCTTTGCAGCTAAATTTAAATTTTTATTTTTTAATTTATTAATTTTGTTAACCTTGGCATCATTCTGTCTAGACAATTCAGTATTTTTATTGACCAATGTATTTTTTTGATTATTCAAATCGCTTATTGTTTTTTGACATCTATTTTTCACCACATACTCATAGTAATCCAAATCATCAATATCCCATAAGGTTTGTTCACTACATTGTAGATAATTAGGAAATATCTCCTGATACTCTTTAAGAATTTCTCTAGAAAAAAACTTCGGATAATTTTTTAATTCTGCGTAAACAACTTCACCCTCTTTTAAAGTGAAACCTAGCTTTTGACATATG from Methanobrevibacter thaueri includes these protein-coding regions:
- a CDS encoding glycosyltransferase family 2 protein — translated: MILPVYNGEKYIQKAIESVLNQTFHDFELIVVNDGSTDNTLNIIESFDDNRIKIINQTNHGPGAARNNALKIAQGQYVMYLDCDDWYHERALEISYNEITKYDADMTFFQMINYNNGEIYENDWFDLKTFDESFEGRAFSPEETPGSIFDLSVGVCQKIYSREFLEEIDAKFPEGIFFEDMPFFYYVYLKARRISIIKRHLYYRRKHDESITHVVDEKFLDTVAAGQVLMRIFIENEWYDAYKFDLLAYKINGPRFALRDLPLKCKSKMFMLIKEDYMQIKDSEYYQDFLDNLGPIKRKFFLDVIDADDYEEFMELNSQQAQ
- a CDS encoding right-handed parallel beta-helix repeat-containing protein, which encodes MGIIKKTLILTVFLILMLSSLNVIYAENAASANSDLQNSTAKTYTDLSAKINENPYSDSIDLTESYRFDDDKDFNLSDGVVISKNITITGYNNASIDGNNKARGLFIDYNCTVTLKNLIFKNGFSESDGGAIILNANSTLTLLNCTFLNNNVYNSNGGAIAVYKNTTLNVYKSTFTNNTAIRASDLEWKQFKQGMGSSIASSTGAYVNLQDTRFIDNHGYLTTILVVSYDDIDYRVSTLIVNNCLFENNTSNSSGVIYLDELGQGEIRNSIFRNNYVSTSGGTIVLDACHSAVVDRCSFESNHAVKGGAIQIKVFEYDYRSNVTIINCNFTNNRASEHGGAVYSKYGLTKIYNCIFENNYCDKGGAIYAKFATLTISDSEFNRNSALYGGALFLRTDNNYIDDTIFKNNRASVKGGAVYTKMEGISSNNCQYIGNHAHKGNDVYGVFYAQITQTSSIFSDVQLKIRITSPWKLSIPQKIKLTFKGSKNYKTGWIYTASNGYLYYNLPLDLDVGKYSLTISMESGICNANPTINVVKAPAKLAIKKCTTRYKSDKSFKFYVKNAKTGKAIRNAKLNLKVYTGKHYNVYNVKSDSNGLVKFDTSKLSIGKHIVEVTSQNKNIKLSKTKSSIKIKKAKAKIIAPKVVKRHSKLKVTVKNKASGKAISKTKFKVKISHGKTLNVKTNSKGIFKISAKNLTKNSYKCTIYLENKNYNIKNKFSFKVK
- a CDS encoding zinc ribbon domain-containing protein, with translation MRCPNCDSENNEGAKFCKKCGTPLKEKTISHESMINSMNKNKSSDNTTKYIIVALIIVAIVLAGVFVYIYGFGNNNGSQDTSAPVIENDNKTASVDNSQPAQTTQTPATTSMSILGGSFSTGGGLADKTYASIYVGPEHSGEKVKIQIYYSRDGSTLNNGNMVPKTVDSNGYIEVASADAYKYFPDFAEINLYDNSGNLLDTQSVSLTPEKGTQTF
- a CDS encoding right-handed parallel beta-helix repeat-containing protein — its product is MDKKFIIILMLVAFIFSIGFVSAEDDAINGTFDDIQSEVNAAGESGVIELDGYYTGDKPISISKSVTIQGPDKGATLDGKNKTRAITVSNGDVTFKNLIFKNCIANKGGAVYSQGNLIFINCTFIDNYAVDGGAIYSQGNLTVKKTTFTNNGAGNIGGAININLPLYKTGSKSKYGNVNIEDSTFTGNSADNGGAINVDLSGNKASSKFGNVNINNCQFTQNFAKSYGGAIYFYGDKEYGKLTVKKSNFKNNTAADQGAAIEAVSIDSLISECDFTNNNAEAGTLYFCFNDNAVVEKSNFIANNASKISAVMIYSCALSLKDCTFQSNSLGVVNCEYDSKLTITSGKSKTTYTKNVVLDNSMKKVVPIVVSAKDLTYTYDSEGIFTLTLKNKYNTQPVRFFGIYTKCSGKKTKQFYKQTNKNGVLNLKMNTRLPVGTYKVSFISDDWGTVSGTAVTITVKKAKTIIKAPKATAKYKKSNIYKIKVTHKKTKNPVSYTKVKVKVYTGKKAKTYIKKTNGNGNVKINTKKLSRGTHKIVVSSGNSNYKMSAKTKIKIR
- a CDS encoding glycosyltransferase, which translates into the protein MWNISHPELVDKEEYETYDGIDDLKDKIEYYLRNPS